A window of the Brassica napus cultivar Da-Ae chromosome A2, Da-Ae, whole genome shotgun sequence genome harbors these coding sequences:
- the LOC106420714 gene encoding CLAVATA3/ESR (CLE)-related protein 45-like: MIYNKTISTGRNTHESRRDTIPLSLSLTLFFFFEEEEKKDTLILLVSLRTEMLGYSTRMMLCLLVCIGLLSDNRYKVSALRNREFFLRQIQGEEARVEPGETVKLRSIDIHSSHNREGQGTLIGHRRILEEVNQSKVKVEKTQAQKDQTKDSFQSSKRRVRRGSDPIHNKSQPLS, from the coding sequence ATGATATATAACAAGACTATATCTACAGGAAGGAACACACATGAAAGCAGAAGGGATACAATCCCATTGTCATTATCTCTAaccctcttctttttttttgaagaagaagaaaagaaagatacTCTGATTCTTCTTGTCTCCCTAAGAACAGAAATGCTAGGTTACAGTACAAGAATGATGCTTTGTCTTCTTGTCTGCATAGGATTACTATCAGACAACAGATATAAGGTCTCAGCCCTGAGAAATAGAGAGTTTTTCCTCAGGCAAAtacaaggagaagaagctagAGTTGAGCCAGGTGAAACTGTTAAGCTAAGGAGCATTGATATTCATTCTAGCCACAACCGTGAAGGTCAAGGAACGCTCATCGGACACCGGCGCATTCTTGAGGAAGTTAACCAGAGCAAAGTTAAAGTTGAGAAGACACAAGCACAAAAGGATCAGACAAAGGACTCGTTCCAGTCAAGCAAGAGACGTGTAAGACGAGGATCAGATCCTATTCACAACAAATCCCAGCCACTTTCTTGA
- the LOC106420703 gene encoding zinc-finger homeodomain protein 11 — MDLSSKHRQRLVNSTITGELTVAGEMGICYKECLKNHAANLGGHALDGCGEFMPTPTATPADPSSLRCAACGCHRNFHRRDPCDHLNFLPVHPTSSPSGTESPPSQSLHHVASPVPCSYYASAPHHVHLSLSSGFPGRSDQDPTAVRSENSSKGAMRKRTRTKFTPEQKMKMRAFAEKAGWKINGCDEKSVRGFCGEIGIGRGVLKVWMHNNKYSLLNGKNSEILSMDHPRLCLNTHSCNNGGEDGDTVDGSSSS; from the coding sequence ATGGATTTGTCTTCAAAACACAGACAAAGGTTAGTAAACTCTACTATCACCGGTGAACTAACCGTCGCCGGAGAAATGGGTATCTGTTACAAAGAGTGTTTGAAAAATCACGCGGCCAACCTCGGTGGTCACGCGCTCGACGGCTGCGGCGAGTTTATGCCGACCCCCACCGCAACACCCGCCGATCCTTCCTCTCTCCGATGCGCCGCTTGTGGCTGCCACCGTAATTTCCACCGCCGTGACCCTTGCGACCATCTCAATTTCCTCCCCGTGCATCCCACTTCCTCTCCCTCCGGCACGGAATCGCCGCCGTCTCAGTCGCTTCACCACGTGGCCTCCCCTGTTCCTTGCTCTTACTATGCTTCAGCTCCACATCACGTGCATCTCTCCCTCAGCTCCGGTTTCCCTGGACGGTCAGATCAAGATCCGACGGCTGTAAGATCGGAGAACAGCTCAAAAGGAGCAATGAGGAAACGGACCAGGACCAAATTCACGCCGGagcagaagatgaagatgagagcTTTCGCCGAGAAAGCAGGTTGGAAGATCAACGGCTGCGATGAAAAGTCGGTGAGAGGTTTCTGTGGCGAGATTGGGATTGGGAGAGGAGTTCTTAAAGTATGGATGCATAATAATAAGTATTCACTTCTCAACGGGAAGAACAGCGAGATCTTGTCTATGGATCATCCTCGTCTTTGTCTGAACACTCACAGTTGTAACAATGGTGGAGAAGACGGAGACACCGTTGATGGGTCTTCGTCTTCTTGA